The following proteins are encoded in a genomic region of Streptomyces gobiensis:
- a CDS encoding transposase family protein, producing the protein MSPVCVGVLTAERVWVETFTGLRGDQFGRLLKAVRERGGEGCGWGRPWRLPLAERVLLVAVYYRTNLTMRQLAPLFGVSPTTVCRVIQRLFALEPVRAQQDAVERLWIVDGTLIPVRDRSVGTSSHNCRFSANVQGIVDADTRLVVATARPVPGTTADAKAWREAGLAEHCRGMTVLGDGAYLNTGLVVPHRKRPGRPLLKGEEEDNAAHRKVRARVEHVFSRMKNYKIFRDCRQRGDGLHHAVQAVARMHNLALAA; encoded by the coding sequence ATCTCCCCTGTATGTGTAGGGGTGTTGACGGCTGAGCGGGTGTGGGTGGAGACGTTCACCGGGCTGCGGGGCGATCAGTTCGGGCGGCTGCTGAAAGCGGTCCGGGAACGCGGCGGCGAGGGCTGCGGATGGGGACGCCCGTGGCGGCTGCCGCTGGCCGAACGGGTGCTGCTGGTGGCGGTCTACTACCGCACGAACCTCACGATGCGGCAGTTGGCCCCGCTGTTCGGCGTCTCGCCGACCACGGTGTGCCGGGTGATCCAGCGGCTGTTCGCGCTGGAACCGGTCCGGGCCCAGCAGGATGCGGTTGAGCGGTTGTGGATCGTGGACGGCACGCTCATCCCGGTCCGCGACCGGAGCGTGGGCACCTCCTCGCATAACTGCCGGTTCTCGGCGAATGTGCAGGGCATCGTGGATGCGGACACCCGACTCGTGGTGGCCACAGCCCGCCCGGTGCCGGGCACCACCGCGGATGCCAAGGCCTGGCGGGAGGCGGGTCTGGCCGAGCACTGCCGGGGGATGACGGTGCTCGGCGATGGCGCCTACCTCAACACGGGCTTGGTGGTACCGCACCGCAAACGTCCCGGACGGCCGCTGCTGAAGGGCGAGGAGGAGGACAACGCCGCCCACCGCAAGGTCCGCGCCCGCGTCGAGCACGTCTTCAGCCGGATGAAAAACTACAAGATCTTCCGTGACTGCCGACAGCGCGGCGACGGCCTCCACCACGCCGTCCAGGCCGTCGCCCGCATGCACAACCTCGCCCTCGCCGCATGA
- a CDS encoding winged helix-turn-helix domain-containing protein: MLAAWKARLTITDYVWAVAVSIVPVLVERGEARYTLAEIAARTGLSVHRVHDCLRFLLKRGCIRQINATSDGAPVYVLRHP; this comes from the coding sequence GTGCTCGCGGCCTGGAAGGCCCGGCTGACGATCACAGACTACGTATGGGCTGTGGCCGTCTCCATCGTGCCCGTGCTCGTGGAGCGCGGAGAGGCCCGCTACACACTTGCGGAGATCGCCGCCCGCACCGGGCTGAGCGTGCACCGGGTCCATGACTGTCTGCGTTTCCTGCTCAAGCGGGGCTGCATCCGGCAGATCAACGCCACCTCCGACGGCGCCCCGGTCTATGTGCTGCGGCACCCATAG
- a CDS encoding DUF397 domain-containing protein, with protein MGTARDLSTAAWRKSSYSNPDGGACVEVAAGLTDVVPVRDSKAPLGPALIFPAATWSAFVTGVRHGQFRAPV; from the coding sequence ATGGGAACCGCCCGGGATCTGAGCACTGCCGCCTGGCGCAAGTCCAGTTACAGCAACCCAGACGGCGGCGCGTGCGTCGAAGTAGCCGCTGGACTCACCGATGTGGTGCCGGTCCGGGACAGCAAGGCCCCGCTCGGTCCGGCACTCATCTTCCCGGCGGCCACCTGGTCAGCCTTCGTCACAGGCGTCCGGCACGGGCAGTTCCGTGCCCCCGTATAG
- a CDS encoding helix-turn-helix domain-containing protein, producing the protein MAKPSHELTPSYSSLHLFGYTMRRHRRNEEWSLAKLSDLVSYDRTHLYRIEIGERRPPQDLAASLDIVFDTDKQFTLLWELVNKETFPNRYRRYMDYESRATVLQTYMAQSVDGLLQTEEYARAQLRAGNPHASEDELEEKVQARMGRKRLLTADPPSHLWGILDEAVIRRPVGGEAVMRRQLGHLAEFADSPTVKLQVLPFSHGEHALMGGSLTILRLKDHYSWVAYKEGNDFGQLFENQDEVTQFQLSYDLLRAYALPPKESAAFLRAAMEDSTLWEPPGI; encoded by the coding sequence ATGGCCAAGCCATCCCACGAACTGACGCCCTCGTACTCCAGCCTCCACCTCTTCGGTTACACGATGCGCCGCCACCGCAGGAACGAGGAGTGGTCACTGGCCAAGCTCTCAGACCTCGTCAGCTACGACCGCACACACCTCTACCGCATCGAGATCGGAGAGCGCCGACCGCCACAGGATCTCGCCGCGTCGCTGGACATCGTCTTCGACACGGACAAGCAGTTCACGTTGCTGTGGGAGCTGGTCAACAAGGAGACCTTCCCCAACCGCTACCGGCGCTACATGGACTATGAGTCGCGGGCGACCGTTCTGCAGACCTACATGGCGCAGTCGGTGGATGGCCTTCTCCAGACCGAGGAGTACGCCCGCGCCCAGCTGCGTGCCGGCAATCCCCATGCGAGCGAGGATGAACTCGAAGAGAAGGTCCAGGCCCGCATGGGCCGCAAGAGGCTCCTCACGGCCGACCCGCCAAGTCACCTCTGGGGGATCCTCGATGAGGCCGTGATCCGCCGACCCGTCGGTGGTGAGGCCGTGATGCGCAGGCAGCTCGGCCATCTGGCCGAGTTCGCCGACTCGCCCACCGTGAAACTCCAGGTGCTCCCCTTCTCCCATGGAGAACACGCCCTGATGGGCGGTTCGCTCACCATTCTCAGGCTGAAGGATCATTACTCCTGGGTGGCCTACAAGGAGGGCAACGACTTTGGCCAACTGTTCGAGAACCAGGACGAGGTGACCCAGTTCCAGCTGTCATACGATCTGCTGAGGGCCTACGCCCTCCCCCCGAAGGAGTCCGCAGCCTTCCTCAGAGCAGCCATGGAGGACAGCACGCTATGGGAACCGCCCGGGATCTGA
- a CDS encoding DUF5324 family protein, whose amino-acid sequence MTRKDSVRAAKSTTKDSVRHALDAVAPRVSHAARQAQCAAQEQYEHRLAPRISHARQNLPSAVDHAATRAAEQTLRAARQAAEYTAPRMEAARVAAGPAREEALARSTAALAALRGEVTPAEVRKLSRKRARRARNGRVFKRLVMLSVLTGVAVAAWRWWDKQANPDWLVEPPAPTEVDDRSPISPTEGAPLEAEVETEAKTEREEPH is encoded by the coding sequence GTGACCCGCAAGGACAGCGTGCGCGCCGCGAAGAGCACCACGAAGGACAGCGTGCGGCACGCCTTGGACGCGGTGGCGCCCAGGGTGAGCCATGCCGCGCGGCAGGCCCAGTGCGCCGCACAGGAGCAGTACGAGCACCGGCTGGCACCGCGTATTTCGCACGCTCGTCAGAATCTGCCATCGGCCGTCGACCATGCCGCGACCCGCGCCGCCGAACAGACCCTCAGGGCCGCCCGCCAGGCCGCCGAGTACACCGCCCCCAGGATGGAAGCGGCCCGCGTGGCCGCCGGACCGGCCCGGGAGGAAGCACTCGCCCGCTCCACGGCCGCGCTCGCCGCGCTCCGTGGCGAGGTCACCCCGGCCGAGGTGCGAAAGCTCAGCCGGAAGCGGGCGCGCCGGGCCCGTAACGGCAGGGTGTTCAAGCGCCTGGTCATGCTGAGCGTCCTCACGGGTGTCGCCGTCGCCGCCTGGCGCTGGTGGGACAAGCAGGCCAACCCCGACTGGCTGGTCGAGCCGCCGGCTCCCACGGAGGTGGATGACCGCTCCCCGATCAGCCCGACCGAAGGCGCGCCCCTCGAAGCCGAGGTCGAGACAGAGGCCAAGACGGAACGCGAAGAACCCCACTGA
- a CDS encoding peptidylprolyl isomerase codes for MAEQLYATLKTNQGDIEVQLFPNHAPKTVKNFVELAEGSREWTHPATGKKSTDKLYDGTVFHRVISGFMIQGGDPLGNGTGGPGYEFGDEIHPDLAFDKPYLLAMANAGPGTNGSQFFITVSPTAWLTGKHTIFGEVATEAGKKLVNAIASTQTNPRTDRPVQDVVIESVVIERR; via the coding sequence GTGGCTGAGCAGCTTTACGCCACCCTGAAGACCAACCAAGGCGACATCGAGGTTCAGCTCTTCCCGAACCACGCGCCGAAGACGGTCAAGAACTTCGTTGAGCTCGCTGAGGGCTCCCGCGAGTGGACGCATCCGGCCACCGGTAAGAAGTCCACCGACAAGCTGTATGACGGCACGGTCTTCCACCGGGTGATCAGCGGCTTTATGATCCAGGGCGGCGACCCGCTGGGTAACGGCACCGGTGGTCCCGGGTACGAGTTCGGTGACGAGATCCACCCGGACCTCGCCTTCGACAAGCCGTACCTGCTGGCCATGGCCAACGCCGGTCCGGGCACCAACGGCTCGCAGTTCTTCATCACCGTCTCGCCGACGGCCTGGCTGACCGGTAAGCACACCATCTTCGGTGAGGTCGCGACCGAGGCCGGGAAGAAGCTCGTAAACGCGATCGCGAGCACCCAGACGAACCCGCGCACCGACCGCCCGGTGCAGGATGTCGTGATCGAGTCGGTCGTCATCGAGCGTCGCTGA
- a CDS encoding rhomboid family intramembrane serine protease, with protein MEDQQGGQGGRQHQLPGCYRHPDRETGISCTRCEKPICPDCMIAASVGYQCPDCVRGGSGTGHGPAANQPRTLAGGTLVRDTRLITKILLGMNVAVFIAVLSVGDQLVTELGMIGYASVDLFGSDWIGVADGEWYRLLTSAFLHQEIWHIGFNMMALWFLGPPLEAALGRSRFLALYLLSALGGNVLTYWLMAQNQLSLGASGAIFGLFGATAVLMRRMRYDMRPIVVLLVINLVITFMPGLNIAWQAHLGGLIVGAAIAYAMVHAPRERRTLVQYGTCAAVALVLVIAGVARTLMLLG; from the coding sequence ATGGAGGACCAGCAGGGTGGTCAGGGCGGCCGGCAACACCAGTTGCCGGGCTGCTACCGGCATCCGGACCGGGAGACCGGTATCAGCTGCACCCGGTGCGAGAAGCCGATCTGCCCCGACTGCATGATCGCCGCCTCGGTGGGCTATCAGTGCCCGGACTGTGTGCGCGGCGGCTCCGGCACCGGACATGGCCCGGCCGCCAACCAGCCGCGCACGCTCGCCGGCGGCACGCTCGTGCGGGATACCCGGCTGATCACCAAGATCCTCCTGGGGATGAACGTCGCGGTCTTCATCGCGGTGCTGTCGGTCGGCGATCAGCTGGTCACCGAGCTCGGGATGATTGGCTACGCGTCCGTCGATCTGTTCGGCAGCGACTGGATAGGTGTCGCGGATGGTGAGTGGTACCGGCTGCTGACGTCGGCCTTTCTCCACCAGGAGATCTGGCACATCGGCTTCAACATGATGGCGCTGTGGTTCCTCGGCCCACCGCTGGAGGCCGCCCTGGGCCGTAGCCGGTTCCTCGCGCTGTATCTGCTGTCCGCACTCGGCGGTAATGTCCTGACATACTGGCTGATGGCGCAGAACCAGCTCTCACTGGGCGCCTCGGGAGCGATCTTCGGATTGTTCGGGGCCACCGCGGTGCTGATGCGGCGGATGCGTTACGACATGCGCCCCATCGTCGTTCTTCTGGTCATCAACCTGGTCATCACCTTTATGCCAGGCTTGAACATCGCCTGGCAGGCGCATCTGGGTGGGCTGATCGTGGGCGCGGCGATCGCCTACGCCATGGTGCACGCGCCGCGCGAGAGGCGGACCCTGGTGCAGTACGGTACCTGCGCCGCGGTGGCGCTGGTGCTGGTCATCGCCGGTGTGGCGCGAACCCTGATGCTACTCGGCTGA
- the crgA gene encoding cell division protein CrgA, translated as MPKSRIRKKKDDHTQPVKQTKIDLSSGRRWVAPLMLAMFAIGLAWIVVFYVTEGKLPVEALGNWNIVVGFGFIAVGFVVSTQWK; from the coding sequence GTGCCGAAGTCACGGATCCGCAAGAAGAAAGACGATCACACCCAGCCGGTGAAGCAGACGAAGATCGATCTGAGTTCCGGGCGGCGCTGGGTCGCGCCGCTGATGCTGGCGATGTTCGCGATCGGCTTGGCGTGGATCGTTGTCTTCTATGTGACCGAGGGCAAGCTGCCGGTTGAGGCCCTGGGCAACTGGAACATCGTGGTCGGCTTCGGCTTCATCGCGGTGGGCTTCGTCGTCTCCACCCAGTGGAAGTAG
- a CDS encoding DUF881 domain-containing protein, with the protein MTTSRFRPARLATIGVFALAGLIFWVSFNTAQGTNLRSDESMLRFSDLIQERSRENDKLESSTARLRAEVASLAKRDSGSTESEKKRLRGVEWAAGAHELSGRGLTVTLTDAPSNATAKIPGVPEPQPDDLVIHQQDLQAAVNALWQGGAEGIQVMDQRLISTSAVRCVGNTLILQGQLYSPPYTVTAVGDPAQLRRALDGSSAIRTYKLYVDAYGLGWKVDEHKANAPVTLPGYSGTVDLHHAKPLE; encoded by the coding sequence GTGACCACATCCCGCTTCCGACCTGCCCGGCTCGCGACCATTGGTGTCTTCGCCCTCGCCGGACTGATCTTCTGGGTCAGCTTCAACACCGCACAGGGGACAAACCTCCGCAGCGACGAGTCCATGCTGCGTTTCTCCGACCTTATTCAGGAGCGTAGTCGCGAGAACGACAAGCTGGAATCCTCCACGGCCAGGCTCCGTGCCGAGGTCGCCTCCCTCGCCAAGCGCGACAGCGGCAGTACCGAGTCCGAGAAGAAGCGGCTGCGCGGCGTTGAGTGGGCCGCGGGCGCCCATGAGCTCTCCGGCCGGGGGCTGACCGTCACGCTCACTGACGCGCCGTCCAACGCCACCGCCAAGATCCCCGGCGTACCCGAGCCGCAACCCGATGACCTGGTCATTCACCAGCAGGATCTACAGGCCGCCGTGAACGCGCTGTGGCAGGGCGGCGCCGAAGGCATCCAGGTGATGGACCAGCGGTTGATCTCCACCAGCGCCGTGCGTTGCGTCGGCAACACCCTGATCCTTCAGGGCCAGCTCTACTCCCCGCCCTACACGGTCACCGCGGTCGGCGATCCAGCCCAGCTCCGCAGGGCTCTCGACGGCTCCTCGGCGATCAGGACCTACAAGCTGTATGTCGACGCCTATGGGCTCGGCTGGAAGGTCGACGAACACAAGGCGAACGCACCCGTGACACTGCCGGGCTACTCGGGCACAGTGGATCTCCACCACGCGAAGCCCCTGGAGTAG
- a CDS encoding class E sortase has translation MPVRAVVRAFSELCVTVGTVIVLFVVYLLYWTGIRAEAAVDSGINRLAEQWAAEPVEAGAQEPESESEQEAEQEAEPYRDGRPFAVMYIPRFGAGWAKPVLENTEASTLKKGLGRYPGSDRLGAKGNFAVAGHRRTHGDPFKDFPRLRPGDAVVVQDGTTWYTYRIERRPYRTLPTDTGVVAALPRPLNQDAAPFTEPGRYLTLTTCEPEWGSSHRLIAWARLDATQPVTEGKPAALRD, from the coding sequence ATGCCGGTGCGGGCGGTCGTCAGAGCGTTCAGCGAGCTGTGCGTCACCGTCGGCACCGTGATCGTGCTGTTTGTGGTCTACCTCCTGTACTGGACGGGCATACGGGCCGAGGCCGCCGTCGACAGCGGGATCAACCGGCTTGCGGAGCAGTGGGCGGCCGAGCCGGTGGAGGCGGGAGCGCAGGAGCCGGAGTCGGAATCGGAGCAGGAGGCAGAGCAGGAGGCGGAGCCGTATCGGGACGGCAGGCCGTTCGCTGTGATGTACATCCCCCGGTTCGGAGCGGGCTGGGCCAAGCCCGTGCTGGAGAACACCGAGGCCAGCACCCTCAAGAAGGGGCTCGGCCGCTACCCCGGCTCCGACCGGCTCGGGGCGAAGGGCAACTTCGCGGTCGCCGGGCACCGGCGTACCCACGGCGACCCCTTCAAGGACTTCCCCCGGCTGCGCCCCGGCGACGCGGTCGTCGTCCAGGACGGCACCACCTGGTACACGTACCGGATCGAACGCCGCCCGTACCGCACCCTGCCCACCGACACCGGTGTCGTCGCCGCCCTGCCCCGCCCCCTCAACCAGGACGCGGCGCCGTTCACCGAGCCGGGCCGCTATCTCACCCTCACCACCTGTGAACCGGAGTGGGGTAGCAGCCACCGGCTGATCGCCTGGGCCCGGCTCGACGCGACCCAGCCGGTGACGGAAGGGAAGCCGGCCGCCTTGCGAGACTGA